GAGTGACGCGCGCGCCGCACGCCATCCTCGTCCTCGGCTCGGGCCTGGGCGGCCTGGCGGACGAGATCGAGGACGCCGTGCGCATCCCGTTCGGCGACATCCCCGGCTTCCCGCAGCGCACGCAGGAGCTCGCGGGCCACGCGGGCGCGCTCGTGGTGGGGCGGATGGAGGGTGTGGAGGTGGCGACCATGCAGGGCCGCTTCCACCTGTACGAGGGCTGGAACCCGGCCGACGTCGCGCTGCCGGTGCGCGCCCTGGCCGCGCTCGGCGCGGAGACGATGCTGCTGACCAACGCGGCGGGCGGCATCCGCCCCGGCATGCAGCCGGGCGACCTGATGGTGATCGCCGACCACCTGAACATGATGGGCAAGAACCCGCTCATCGGCGCGCAGCTTCCGGGCGAGGAGCGCTTCCCGGACATGTCGGACCCGTACGACGCCGGCTTCCGCCGCATCGCCGAGCAGGTCGCGCTGCAGCTTCGCATCCCCGTCACCCAGGGCGTGTACGCGGCGATGCTCGGCCCCAGCTACGAGACGCCGGCCGAGGTTCGGATGCTCGCCCGCCTGGGCGCCGACGCCGTGGGCATGTCCACCGTGCCGGAGGTGATCGTGGCGCGGGCGCTGGGCGTGAAGTGCCTGGGCGTGTCGTGCATCACCAACCTGGCCGCGGGCCTGGGCGGCGAGCACCTGTCGCACACCGAGGTCATGGAGGTAGGCGCCCGCGTCCGCGACCAGCTCGCCGCCCTCGTCCGCGGCGTCCTGCCCCGCATCGCCGGCCTGAACCGCGCGAGCGAAGCCGCGTCCTGACTCTCCGATGTCCGGGAGATGCCCGTAGGCTCGGGCAAACGGACCTCACGCGGAGACGCGAAGGCGCGGAGAACAACCCTCGTCTCCTGCCGTTCTCCGCGTCCTCCGCGTCTCCGCGTGAGTCATCATTGCTGGAGACGTGATCGGCAGATGCAGATGCGACGATCCCTCCGGGTGCCTGGTTGGCCCGGAGGGATCGTCTTTTCGGTAGATGCGGTGCGGTCCGTCGGCTCGCCCGGGCGAAGGTGGCTCAGCCGACTTCGCTCGTCGCGCGGGCAGCGACGAGGTGGTTGAGCGGGCCGTGGCCGCTGCCGTAGCCGGGGGCGGACCGGATGGCGCGGTGCACGAAGTCCAGCGCGTCCTTCACCGCTTCGCGGAGAGGCCGCCCGTGGGCGAGGCCCGCCGCGATGCCGGCGGAGAGCGTGCAGCCGGTGCCGTGGGTGCTCGTGGTCTGGAGCTTGGGGCGGCGCCACTCGTTCCACTCGCGGCCATCCCAGAGCACGTCCACCAGCTCGTCGGTGCGAAGGTGCCCGCCCTTGAGCAGCACCGCCGCGGCTCCGCGCTCCACCAATTCGCGCGCCGCAGCCCGCATCCCGTCGCGGTCATCTACCGAACGTCCGACGAGGATCGCGGCCTCGTCCAGGTTGGGCGTGAGCAGCGCCGCCAGCGGCACCAGCTCGTCACGCAGCACACGCTCCGCATCCTCGTCCAGCAGGCGATGTCCGCTGGTGGCGACCATCACGGGGTCGACCACCACGTTCTCCAGCCCATGCTCGCGCAGCGCCTCGGCCACCGTGCGCACCAGCTCCGCGGTGGCGAGCATCCCCGTCTTGCACGCGGCCGGACGCAGGTCCGTCGCGACGGCGCGCAGCTGCTCGCGGACCACGTCGATGGGCACGGGATGCACGGCCGTCACGCCCAGCGTGTTCTGCGCGGTGATGGCCGTGACGGCGCTGGTGCCGAAGCAGCCGAACGCCTGGAAGGTCTTGAGGTCCGCCTGGATGCCCGCCCCGCCGCCGGAATCCGAACCGGCCACGGTGAGCACGATGGGTGGAGCAGCGGTCATCTTCCCAGCGGGATCGTGAGCGGCGGGGGCGGGAGCGCGTCCAGCCGGCGCAGGAAGCCGGCGTACGAGGCCACGTCCCGCGACAGGTGCCGCGACGCCGGGTCCGGCAGGTCGCGCCCGATCTCCGCCTGCGCGTGGTCTATGCGGCTCTGCGTGGTAGGGTGCGACGCGAACCAGGCGATGTTGCGCGCGGCCGGGTTGCGGCGCTCCTCGTCGAGCAGCCGGTCCAGCAGTGTCACCATCCCCCGCGGGTCCACGCCGTCGCGGATCAGGTAGCCCACCGCCAGCCGGTCGGCCTCCTGCTCGTCGGCCCGCGAGTTGGCGGCCGTCCACAGCGCGCCGCCCAGATTCAGTGCGTCCTGGTTCAGGATCTCGGGCTCGCGGCCGAGGATGACGCGGTAAAGCACGGACACGAGCGAGCCGGTGCGCATCTGCCGCTGGAGGTTGCGGGCGCCGTGCCGTGCCGCCACGTGCCCGATCTCGTGCGCCAGCACCGCCGCCAGCTCGCTCTGCGTGCGCGTCCGCTCGATGAGGCCGCGGTTCACGTACACGTAGCCGCCCGGCAGCGCGAAGGCGTTCACCGCGTCGGTGTCGACGATGTAGAAGTGGTAGTCCAGGCTGGGCCGCGCGCTCCTCCGCGCGATGGAGATTCCCAGGGCGGAGACGTAGGCGTTCAGCGGAGCGTCGTGCACCAGCGGTACCTGCGCGTTGACCTGCGAGGCCACCCGCGCCCCGATCTGCACCTCCTGGCGCTCGTCCACGCACGCCGCGGCCGGCAGCAGGGCGAGCGCGAGCCACGCCCGGCGCGCCGGTGCGAAACGGGCCCGCCAGCCGCGCGGCGGGCGGGCCCGGACGGCCACGGCGGCGCCGTGGCTCACTTGCGGTCGGACGGGTACGGCGTCAGCGACCGGATTCGGGTGCGGAATTGCTGGAACTCGCGTGTGTCGGTGACCAGGTTCGAGTTCGTGGCGCCCGGCGTCTGCGCGATCTGGGCACGCACGTTCGTGATCCGCTCCTGCGCCATGGGGTGCGTCGCGAAGAACTGCGACACCCGGCCGGGGTTGGTCTTCTGCTCGTCCACCAGCTTCTGGAACATGGTGGCCAAGCCCAGGGGATTGTACCCCGCACGCATGGTGAAGATCACGCCGTCGCGGTCCGCCTCGCGCTCGTCGTTGCGGCTGAAGCCGGCGAACACCGCGGTCCCCAGGCCCTGCACCCCGATCTGCTCCAGCGTGCCGGGGTTGCGCTGGAGGAGCACGCCGTAGACCACGCCCAGCAGGTTGTTGGCGTTCTGCGCCTTGGCCATCTGGTTGATCGAGTGCCGCTCCACCACGTGCCCGATCTCGTGCGAGAGCACGCCCGCTAGCTCCGACGCGTTCGAGGCGCGCTCGATGAGCCCGCGGTTCACGTACACGTAGCCGCCGGGGATGGAGAAGGCGTTGACAACGTCGGAGTTGACGATGTAGAACGTGTAGGGGATGCCGCGCGGGTCCGCCTGCTGCGAGATCGAGCGGCCCACGCGGTTGATGTATGCCGTCGCGTTGTCGTCGCGCAGGATGGGCATCTGCTGGTTGATCTGGCGCGCGTAGTCGGCGCCCAGCTGCTGCTCCTGCTGCACCGACACCGATGACGCCGACGCGCAGGCGCCCGCCACCGAGACGGACCCGGCTAGGGCCAGGGCGGCGAAATTGCGCCGAATGCGGTTTCCGAGTATAAGCATCGTTCAGCACTCCTCCGTTGGGGTTCTCAGGACCCCCGGGGAGCAAGTCCCGGACCAGAGCGGAGCCCATGCTGTCGCGCAGGGAGCAGAAGGAGTTGCGGGCGCTGCGCCTCCGCAAGCACCGCCAGGAGCAGGGCCTCTTCCTCGTCGAAGGCGTCCGTGCGGTCGAAGACCTGCTCGCGTCCACGCTGACGGTCCGCTGGGTGGCCGGATCGTCCACGCTGGAGGACGGCGAGCGCGGCGCAGAGCTGCTGCATCGCATTGCAGCAAACGGACTTCCCTTCCGCTCCGTGCCCGACGCCGAGCTGCGCGAGCATGCGGCGACCGACACGCCTCAAGGCGTGATCGCCGTCGCCGAGATCCCGCGCTGCACGCTGGACGACCTCCGCCCGTCCGCCGATCCAGCGGCCGTGCTGGTGCTGGACGCGGTGCAGGATCCCGGGAACCTGGGCACCCTGGTCCGCACGGCAGAGGCGCTGGGCGCGTCCGGTGCCATCGCCCTGCCCGGCACGGTGGACGCGTGGAACCCCAAGGCCGTGCGTGCCGCGATGGGCTCGTCGTTCCGCCTCCCCGTCGTCGAAGCGGCATGGGAGGATGCGGCGCCGTGGCTGCGCGACAACGGCTTCCGCATTCTGGCCGCCGCCGCGTCCGGCGATCCGCTCGGCGAGCCTCGTCCGCCTCGGTCGGCGCTGGTGCTGGGGAACGAGGGCGCGGGCGTCTCCGCCGCCACCTTCGCGCACGCCGATGCGACGGTGGGCATCCCCATCCGCGGGCGGGCCGAGTCGCTGAACGTGGCCGCCGCCGGCGCCATCCTCCTCCACGAGCTCCTGCGCTGACGCGGCTAACCACATGCCCCTGACCCTGTTCTACGTCTACGCGGGCGTCGTCGGCGCCTGCGTGGGCTCCTTCCTCAACGTCTGCATCTACCGCTGGCCGGAAGGGCTGTCGGTCATCCGCCCTCGCTCGCGCTGCCCGGTGTGCGAGACGCCGCTATCGTGGCGAGACAACGTGCCGGTGCTGGGCTGGCTGCTGCTGCGCGGACGCTGCCGGTACTGCGGCACCCGCGTCTCCGTGCAGTACCCGCTCATCGAGGCGGCGACCGCGGCCGTGTGGGTCGCGGCGGCGCTGCGGTACGGCATCTCGTTCCAGGCGGGCGCCACGGCCGTCTTCTTCACCCTGCTCCTCGGCATCGCGCTCACCGACGCGCGGACGTACATCATCCCCGACGAGTTCACGATCAGCGGGCTGGTGATGGGCCTGGCGTTCTCGTTCGCGCCCGGCGGCATCACGCCGCTCCGGTCGGTCGAAGGCGCGGCGCTGGGGTTCGGGCTGCTGTGGCTTATCGCAGTGGCTGGAGAGTGGATTTTCAAGAAGCAGGCGATGGGCGGCGGCGACATCAAGATGATGGCGATGGTGGGCGCGTTCCTCGGCCCGGTGGGCGTTCTGCTGACGCTGTTCCTCGGCGCGTTCTTCGGCAGCGTGATCTTCGGCCCCATCAGCATCAAGAC
This is a stretch of genomic DNA from Longimicrobiaceae bacterium. It encodes these proteins:
- a CDS encoding purine-nucleoside phosphorylase; its protein translation is MTSIRPIDQTIAFLRERVTRAPHAILVLGSGLGGLADEIEDAVRIPFGDIPGFPQRTQELAGHAGALVVGRMEGVEVATMQGRFHLYEGWNPADVALPVRALAALGAETMLLTNAAGGIRPGMQPGDLMVIADHLNMMGKNPLIGAQLPGEERFPDMSDPYDAGFRRIAEQVALQLRIPVTQGVYAAMLGPSYETPAEVRMLARLGADAVGMSTVPEVIVARALGVKCLGVSCITNLAAGLGGEHLSHTEVMEVGARVRDQLAALVRGVLPRIAGLNRASEAAS
- the thiD gene encoding bifunctional hydroxymethylpyrimidine kinase/phosphomethylpyrimidine kinase, with protein sequence MTAAPPIVLTVAGSDSGGGAGIQADLKTFQAFGCFGTSAVTAITAQNTLGVTAVHPVPIDVVREQLRAVATDLRPAACKTGMLATAELVRTVAEALREHGLENVVVDPVMVATSGHRLLDEDAERVLRDELVPLAALLTPNLDEAAILVGRSVDDRDGMRAAARELVERGAAAVLLKGGHLRTDELVDVLWDGREWNEWRRPKLQTTSTHGTGCTLSAGIAAGLAHGRPLREAVKDALDFVHRAIRSAPGYGSGHGPLNHLVAARATSEVG
- a CDS encoding M48 family metallopeptidase, which translates into the protein MSHGAAVAVRARPPRGWRARFAPARRAWLALALLPAAACVDERQEVQIGARVASQVNAQVPLVHDAPLNAYVSALGISIARRSARPSLDYHFYIVDTDAVNAFALPGGYVYVNRGLIERTRTQSELAAVLAHEIGHVAARHGARNLQRQMRTGSLVSVLYRVILGREPEILNQDALNLGGALWTAANSRADEQEADRLAVGYLIRDGVDPRGMVTLLDRLLDEERRNPAARNIAWFASHPTTQSRIDHAQAEIGRDLPDPASRHLSRDVASYAGFLRRLDALPPPPLTIPLGR
- a CDS encoding M48 family metallopeptidase → MLILGNRIRRNFAALALAGSVSVAGACASASSVSVQQEQQLGADYARQINQQMPILRDDNATAYINRVGRSISQQADPRGIPYTFYIVNSDVVNAFSIPGGYVYVNRGLIERASNASELAGVLSHEIGHVVERHSINQMAKAQNANNLLGVVYGVLLQRNPGTLEQIGVQGLGTAVFAGFSRNDEREADRDGVIFTMRAGYNPLGLATMFQKLVDEQKTNPGRVSQFFATHPMAQERITNVRAQIAQTPGATNSNLVTDTREFQQFRTRIRSLTPYPSDRK
- a CDS encoding RNA methyltransferase encodes the protein MLSRREQKELRALRLRKHRQEQGLFLVEGVRAVEDLLASTLTVRWVAGSSTLEDGERGAELLHRIAANGLPFRSVPDAELREHAATDTPQGVIAVAEIPRCTLDDLRPSADPAAVLVLDAVQDPGNLGTLVRTAEALGASGAIALPGTVDAWNPKAVRAAMGSSFRLPVVEAAWEDAAPWLRDNGFRILAAAASGDPLGEPRPPRSALVLGNEGAGVSAATFAHADATVGIPIRGRAESLNVAAAGAILLHELLR
- a CDS encoding prepilin peptidase, encoding MPLTLFYVYAGVVGACVGSFLNVCIYRWPEGLSVIRPRSRCPVCETPLSWRDNVPVLGWLLLRGRCRYCGTRVSVQYPLIEAATAAVWVAAALRYGISFQAGATAVFFTLLLGIALTDARTYIIPDEFTISGLVMGLAFSFAPGGITPLRSVEGAALGFGLLWLIAVAGEWIFKKQAMGGGDIKMMAMVGAFLGPVGVLLTLFLGAFFGSVIFGPISIKT